One region of Candidatus Riesia pediculischaeffi genomic DNA includes:
- the rplW gene encoding 50S ribosomal protein L23: protein MIRKDRLYKILHLSHISEKSSKLIEKNNFFTVKVDIKSDKTEIKQSIEKIFHVLVEKVRTLIVKGKKKKFGKSFGSRKTWKKAYIKLKKGQNLNLVENK from the coding sequence ATGATTCGAAAAGATCGATTATACAAAATTCTACATTTATCTCATATTTCCGAAAAATCTTCTAAACTCATTGAAAAAAATAACTTTTTTACGGTAAAGGTAGATATAAAATCCGATAAAACAGAAATTAAACAGTCGATCGAAAAGATTTTCCATGTTCTTGTAGAAAAAGTAAGAACTTTAATTGTAAAAGGAAAAAAAAAGAAATTTGGAAAATCTTTTGGTAGCAGAAAAACTTGGAAAAAAGCTTATATTAAACTCAAAAAAGGACAAAATTTGAATCTTGTAGAAAATAAATGA
- the rpsG gene encoding 30S ribosomal protein S7, with protein sequence MPRKKITLKRKISPDFKYHSTLLTKFMNILMKNGKKSVAESIVYKSLNILSKRVNMNQIDSFEMSLSNVRPTIEVKSRRVGGSTYQVPVEIRSVRRDALAMRWIINSARKRKDKSMILKLTNELKDAIEQKGSAIRKKEEMHKIAEANKAFAHYRW encoded by the coding sequence ATGCCACGTAAAAAAATTACTTTAAAAAGAAAGATCTCACCAGATTTCAAATATCATTCCACATTGCTTACAAAATTCATGAATATTTTAATGAAGAATGGAAAAAAATCAGTAGCTGAATCAATAGTATACAAATCTCTGAACATACTATCTAAAAGAGTTAATATGAACCAAATTGATTCCTTTGAAATGTCTTTGAGCAACGTTCGTCCAACCATTGAAGTAAAATCCAGAAGAGTAGGTGGATCAACTTATCAAGTTCCAGTAGAAATTAGGTCCGTAAGAAGGGATGCTCTAGCCATGCGTTGGATCATCAATTCTGCAAGAAAAAGAAAAGATAAATCAATGATTTTGAAATTAACTAATGAGTTAAAAGATGCAATTGAACAAAAAGGATCTGCTATTAGAAAAAAAGAAGAGATGCATAAGATAGCAGAAGCCAATAAAGCTTTCGCACACTACAGATGGTAA
- the rpsQ gene encoding 30S ribosomal protein S17 translates to MRTNKSPKKTLKAYVINNTMNKSALVRIKKIVKHPLYKKYIKKTTQLQVHDERNTCSIGDVVEIKETRPISKRKSWSIVSILKQDNPNSYR, encoded by the coding sequence ATGAGGACAAATAAATCTCCAAAAAAAACCTTAAAAGCATATGTCATCAATAATACAATGAATAAATCTGCTTTAGTACGGATAAAAAAAATCGTTAAGCATCCACTGTACAAAAAGTACATAAAAAAAACAACTCAGTTACAAGTTCATGATGAAAGGAATACATGTTCTATAGGAGATGTGGTGGAAATCAAAGAAACTCGACCAATATCTAAAAGGAAATCTTGGTCAATTGTGTCGATCTTAAAACAAGATAATCCTAACTCTTATCGATGA
- the rplB gene encoding 50S ribosomal protein L2, whose protein sequence is MTTVIKYKPTSPSRRHMVNSVGRNLYKGNPFRRLTKKISKTGGRNNLGRITTRHIGGGHKRKYRVIDFKRNKDNIGALVKRIEYDPNRTSNIALIMFKDGERRYIIAPKGLGVGDLLKSGKDVKIKIGNCLPIENIPVGCSVHNVELKKGRGGQLARSAGNYAQIISKENDFAVIRLRSGEIRKIRFGCRATVGEVGNGQHMLQHFGKAGKSRWKGIRPTVRGTAMNPIDHPHGGGEGRNFGKHPVTPWGMQTKGKKTRKNKRTERDIIHHRSK, encoded by the coding sequence ATGACGACCGTAATAAAATATAAACCCACCTCTCCTAGTAGGAGACATATGGTCAACTCCGTCGGAAGGAACTTATACAAAGGTAATCCTTTTCGAAGATTGACCAAAAAAATCAGCAAGACAGGTGGAAGAAACAATCTTGGAAGAATCACTACCAGACATATAGGAGGAGGACACAAAAGAAAATACCGGGTTATTGATTTTAAAAGGAACAAAGACAACATCGGTGCTCTTGTGAAGAGGATAGAATATGATCCAAATAGGACATCCAATATAGCACTAATTATGTTCAAGGATGGAGAAAGAAGATATATTATAGCACCAAAGGGATTGGGTGTAGGAGATCTTTTAAAATCTGGAAAAGATGTAAAAATTAAAATAGGAAACTGTTTACCAATCGAGAATATTCCTGTTGGATGTTCGGTACATAATGTCGAGTTAAAGAAAGGTAGGGGGGGGCAACTAGCAAGATCCGCCGGAAACTACGCTCAAATTATCTCTAAAGAAAATGACTTCGCAGTTATCCGATTACGTTCTGGAGAGATAAGAAAAATTCGATTTGGTTGTCGAGCGACTGTTGGGGAAGTAGGAAACGGTCAACATATGCTTCAACATTTTGGAAAAGCCGGAAAATCACGTTGGAAAGGAATCAGACCGACAGTGCGTGGAACTGCGATGAATCCGATAGATCATCCTCATGGTGGAGGAGAGGGGAGGAACTTCGGTAAACATCCTGTAACTCCTTGGGGGATGCAAACCAAGGGAAAGAAAACAAGAAAGAACAAACGTACCGAAAGGGATATTATACACCATCGTTCTAAATAA
- the rplF gene encoding 50S ribosomal protein L6, with amino-acid sequence MRRSSFILTPKNVKVIIGNDTIIINGPRGRLIEKLNHFVQVDVKEDRISFFLKEEKLAFKRQLGTLQSLVRSMVLGVQYGFVKKLKIIGVGYRAFVEREQHLNLSLGFSHIIHYRVPDSVNVICPNQNEIHLKGIDKQLVGQVAAEIRSFRKPELYKGKGIRYENEFVKTKESKKK; translated from the coding sequence ATGAGAAGATCTTCCTTCATATTAACGCCAAAAAACGTGAAAGTGATTATTGGAAATGATACGATCATTATCAATGGACCAAGAGGTCGATTGATTGAGAAGTTAAATCATTTCGTACAAGTTGATGTTAAAGAAGATAGAATCTCTTTCTTCCTAAAAGAAGAGAAGTTAGCTTTTAAGAGACAATTAGGAACTTTACAATCTTTAGTACGTTCCATGGTGCTTGGTGTACAATATGGTTTCGTAAAAAAATTAAAGATTATAGGGGTTGGTTACCGCGCATTTGTAGAAAGGGAGCAACATTTGAATTTATCTTTAGGTTTTTCTCACATCATCCATTATAGAGTTCCAGATTCTGTTAATGTTATTTGCCCCAACCAAAACGAAATTCATCTGAAAGGTATCGATAAACAATTGGTTGGACAAGTTGCCGCAGAAATCAGATCTTTCCGAAAACCGGAATTATACAAAGGGAAGGGGATTCGATATGAGAATGAATTCGTAAAAACTAAAGAATCTAAGAAGAAATAA
- the rpsS gene encoding 30S ribosomal protein S19 — MIRSLKKGPFIDSSLLKKVELAVRSGNKKPIKTWSRRSTIYPKMIGLTIAVHNGRQHVPVYITDDMIGHKLGEFSPTRTYRGHSGERSKKPKNNAT, encoded by the coding sequence ATGATTCGTTCTCTCAAAAAGGGACCCTTTATAGATTCTAGCTTATTAAAAAAAGTAGAATTAGCCGTCAGAAGTGGTAACAAGAAACCGATCAAAACGTGGTCCCGTCGCTCTACGATTTATCCGAAAATGATCGGTTTAACGATCGCTGTCCATAATGGTCGACAACATGTTCCTGTGTATATAACCGATGATATGATTGGACATAAACTGGGTGAATTTTCTCCAACCAGAACATATCGAGGACATTCTGGAGAAAGGAGTAAAAAACCAAAGAATAATGCAACTTAA
- the rplD gene encoding 50S ribosomal protein L4, with the protein MELIIKNSQTKIKVSDKVFNVRFNGSLVHQVVKSYLSNLRVGTKSQKNRSQVSGSNRKPWKQKGTGHARSGSVKSPIWRSGGMTFATKERSYEKKINRKMYNNAMRCIFSELVRKKRIIVIPSLIVNDIKTKLFEKMITNISENECKTLVVTKKSDERSILSSRNLHRINVCNISQINPVVLIKHRTVIFTIEAIKAIEERLIT; encoded by the coding sequence ATGGAACTTATCATAAAAAATAGTCAAACAAAAATAAAAGTATCAGATAAAGTATTTAACGTACGCTTCAATGGATCTTTGGTGCATCAAGTTGTTAAAAGTTATTTATCTAACTTAAGAGTTGGAACGAAATCTCAAAAAAATAGATCACAAGTCTCTGGTTCTAACAGAAAACCATGGAAACAAAAAGGAACTGGACATGCGAGATCAGGTTCTGTAAAGAGCCCCATATGGAGATCTGGTGGAATGACGTTTGCAACGAAGGAACGATCATATGAAAAGAAAATTAACAGGAAAATGTATAATAATGCTATGAGGTGTATATTTTCTGAACTTGTTAGAAAAAAGAGGATCATTGTCATTCCTAGTTTGATTGTAAATGATATAAAAACAAAGTTATTTGAGAAGATGATAACGAATATATCTGAAAATGAATGTAAAACTTTAGTAGTCACAAAGAAATCTGATGAACGCTCCATCTTATCTTCCAGAAATTTACATAGGATTAATGTTTGTAATATTTCTCAAATTAATCCCGTCGTATTGATTAAACACAGAACGGTCATTTTTACAATTGAAGCTATAAAAGCAATAGAGGAAAGATTGATAACATGA
- the rpsH gene encoding 30S ribosomal protein S8: MSIQDPISDMLTRIRNAQFSRKTFVEVFFSKIKRNIIDVLKKEGYIKNFEIQNKGKIDVLKIRLKYFRRKPVIEKIIRISRPGLRIYKKREDLSDVMNGLGISIISTSYGIMTNKDAKKMKLGGEVICEVY, from the coding sequence ATGAGCATACAAGATCCAATATCAGATATGTTAACGAGAATAAGAAACGCGCAATTTTCAAGGAAAACGTTCGTAGAAGTTTTCTTTTCAAAGATAAAACGGAATATAATCGATGTTTTAAAAAAGGAAGGATACATTAAAAATTTCGAGATACAAAATAAAGGAAAAATAGATGTTTTAAAAATCCGATTGAAGTATTTTCGTAGAAAACCTGTGATAGAAAAAATAATAAGAATCAGTCGTCCGGGACTACGGATATATAAAAAAAGAGAAGATTTATCAGATGTTATGAATGGACTTGGAATTTCTATCATTTCTACTTCATATGGAATTATGACGAATAAAGATGCTAAAAAAATGAAGTTAGGAGGAGAAGTGATTTGCGAAGTCTATTAG
- the rpsC gene encoding 30S ribosomal protein S3: MGQKVHPNGLRLGIVKSWNSTWYAEKKMFSNHLISDFQVRKYLKNFLRKASVSKIFIERHSKNIRVTIHSARPGIIIGKKGEDIDKLRKRITKITGVSSQVNIFEIRKPELDAHLVAKNIASQIEKRIVFRRVMKRAIQNTMRSGAKGIKIEISGRLGGAEIARTEWNREGRIPLHTLRADIDFNTSKAKTTYGIIGIKVWIFRGEILGNSLESRKFGKHFHITKKKISRR; encoded by the coding sequence ATGGGGCAAAAAGTTCATCCAAATGGGTTGAGATTGGGAATCGTTAAGAGCTGGAACTCTACTTGGTATGCTGAGAAAAAAATGTTTTCAAACCATCTGATAAGTGATTTTCAAGTTAGAAAATATCTTAAAAATTTTTTGAGAAAAGCATCTGTTTCAAAAATATTCATTGAAAGACATTCTAAGAATATCAGAGTCACCATCCATAGTGCTAGACCTGGAATCATTATTGGAAAGAAAGGCGAGGATATAGATAAATTGAGAAAAAGAATCACTAAGATCACCGGTGTATCGTCACAGGTCAACATTTTTGAAATTCGAAAACCTGAACTAGACGCTCATCTGGTAGCGAAGAATATCGCTTCTCAAATCGAAAAAAGAATTGTCTTTAGAAGAGTCATGAAAAGAGCAATTCAGAACACTATGAGATCTGGTGCAAAAGGAATTAAAATAGAGATAAGCGGAAGGTTAGGAGGAGCTGAGATAGCTAGGACGGAATGGAATAGAGAGGGAAGAATTCCGCTACATACGCTTCGAGCAGATATCGATTTTAATACTTCGAAAGCAAAAACTACTTATGGTATAATAGGTATTAAAGTTTGGATATTCAGAGGAGAAATATTAGGAAATTCTTTAGAATCTAGAAAATTTGGAAAACATTTTCACATTACTAAAAAAAAAATATCTAGGAGATAA
- the rplR gene encoding 50S ribosomal protein L18, which yields MKLIARTKRAARFRSKLKRRDIYCLTVHRTSRHIYAQVTSMGGSKTLMCASTTEKKIRKELMNTGNKRSASMIGQVIARRCITIGIKKVCFDRSGFKYHGRVLSLAESARSNGLEF from the coding sequence ATGAAACTAATCGCTAGAACAAAAAGAGCTGCGAGATTTCGCTCTAAACTTAAAAGAAGAGATATCTACTGCTTGACAGTTCATCGGACATCTCGTCATATATACGCTCAAGTGACATCAATGGGAGGTTCTAAGACGTTAATGTGTGCATCCACTACGGAAAAAAAAATAAGGAAGGAACTAATGAACACAGGAAACAAGAGATCTGCAAGCATGATAGGACAGGTTATAGCAAGAAGATGCATTACAATTGGAATAAAGAAAGTTTGCTTCGATCGTTCAGGATTTAAATATCATGGCCGAGTTCTCTCTTTAGCAGAATCAGCTCGTTCCAACGGATTAGAATTCTGA
- the rplX gene encoding 50S ribosomal protein L24, with translation MNKVKIRLNDRVVITTGKEKHKTGIVIKVIEKKKVVVSGINIVKKHRKSKDSTNLSGGIFKEESPIDISNVAILHHETNRADKIIFKKINGKTTRVYKSDGSIVKQ, from the coding sequence ATGAACAAAGTTAAGATTCGCTTAAATGATCGTGTAGTGATAACTACAGGAAAAGAAAAACATAAAACCGGTATAGTCATTAAAGTTATTGAAAAAAAAAAGGTCGTTGTATCTGGAATAAATATCGTAAAAAAACACAGGAAATCTAAAGATTCTACCAACCTTTCTGGAGGAATCTTCAAAGAAGAATCACCAATCGATATTTCAAATGTTGCTATACTTCATCACGAAACAAACCGTGCAGACAAGATAATTTTTAAGAAAATAAATGGTAAAACAACTAGAGTATATAAATCGGATGGAAGTATTGTGAAACAATAA
- the rpmC gene encoding 50S ribosomal protein L29, whose amino-acid sequence MHFLSKNENFKNSSVFKKIRKKIARIRTFLNKKKEKNEDK is encoded by the coding sequence ATGCATTTCTTAAGCAAGAACGAGAACTTTAAGAATTCCAGCGTTTTTAAGAAAATAAGAAAGAAAATCGCCAGAATCAGGACATTTTTAAATAAAAAAAAGGAAAAAAATGAGGACAAATAA
- the rplE gene encoding 50S ribosomal protein L5, translated as MSDFYKKKVVNQLMERFKYSSIMQVPRIVKITLNIGFDSSDDKKAFKDSIRHLSLIAGQKPTIIKAKKSISSFKLRQGCIIGCKVTLRKEKMWNFLKRFICIAVPRIRDFRGFSKKSFDGTGNYNIGVKEQTIFPEIDYNKMDKINGLDISITTSANSDEIGFALLSAFNFPFRE; from the coding sequence ATGTCAGATTTTTATAAAAAGAAGGTGGTAAATCAGCTGATGGAGCGATTTAAATATAGTTCGATCATGCAAGTTCCTAGGATAGTGAAAATTACTTTGAACATCGGTTTTGATTCAAGCGACGATAAAAAAGCGTTTAAGGATTCTATTCGTCACCTTTCTTTAATCGCCGGACAAAAACCTACTATAATCAAAGCAAAAAAATCAATTTCTAGCTTTAAATTAAGGCAAGGATGTATAATAGGATGCAAGGTGACTTTAAGAAAAGAAAAAATGTGGAACTTTTTAAAGAGATTCATATGTATTGCCGTACCCAGGATAAGAGATTTTAGAGGATTTTCAAAAAAATCGTTCGATGGAACCGGAAATTATAATATAGGAGTGAAGGAACAAACCATCTTTCCTGAAATAGATTACAATAAAATGGATAAAATTAACGGATTAGATATCTCTATCACAACCAGCGCAAATTCAGATGAAATCGGTTTCGCTTTACTGTCTGCATTTAATTTCCCATTCCGAGAATAA
- the rplN gene encoding 50S ribosomal protein L14: protein MIQEQTILNVADNSGAKKVMCIKVLGGSRKKYAYIGDLIKIAVKESVPNSKVKNGEVMKAVIIRTKKEVRRSDYSMIRFDHNACVLLNDTTEQLIGTRIFGPVTRELKNEKFSKIVSLASEVL from the coding sequence ATGATCCAGGAACAGACGATCTTAAATGTAGCAGATAATTCTGGCGCAAAAAAAGTTATGTGTATAAAAGTTTTAGGTGGATCACGTAAGAAATATGCGTACATCGGAGATTTGATAAAAATTGCTGTCAAAGAATCTGTACCAAATAGTAAAGTAAAAAATGGAGAGGTTATGAAAGCAGTGATTATCAGAACGAAGAAGGAGGTTAGAAGGTCAGATTATTCTATGATACGATTCGATCATAACGCATGTGTGTTGTTAAATGATACAACCGAACAATTAATTGGAACTAGAATATTTGGACCAGTAACTAGGGAACTAAAGAATGAAAAGTTCTCGAAGATCGTATCTTTGGCTTCTGAAGTTCTATAA
- the rpsL gene encoding 30S ribosomal protein S12, translating to MTTINQLVRRPRKSKIIKSNVPALNSCPQKRGVCTRVYTTTPKKPNSALRKVCRVRLTNGQEVASYIGGEGHNLQEHSVVLIRGGRVKDLPGVRYHTVRGTLDCAGVKDRKKGRSKYGTKRKK from the coding sequence ATGACTACAATCAATCAACTAGTTAGAAGACCAAGAAAATCAAAAATTATCAAAAGTAATGTTCCAGCTCTAAATTCTTGTCCTCAAAAAAGAGGAGTATGTACTAGAGTATACACAACCACTCCAAAAAAACCGAATTCCGCATTAAGAAAAGTTTGTAGAGTAAGATTAACAAATGGTCAAGAAGTCGCATCATACATAGGTGGAGAAGGACATAATCTTCAAGAACACTCTGTTGTTCTAATTAGAGGTGGTCGGGTAAAGGATTTACCAGGAGTTAGATATCATACTGTACGAGGAACCTTAGATTGTGCTGGAGTAAAGGATAGGAAGAAAGGACGCTCTAAGTATGGAACAAAAAGAAAGAAATAA
- a CDS encoding riboflavin synthase subunit alpha, which produces MFTGIVQGVGKVIAIKKKYCFKQYTVEFPNHILTPKIQIGMSVSNNGCCLSVTKVINNEISFDLIQKTLEVTNFKDVQIGELINLERSIIFGQEVGGHLMSGHIFTTAKIVNILRSKNNMKMLLRPKKIESMKYVLETGFIGIDGISLTVGEVLEKTFYINLIPETIRNTNISNRKIEDSVNVEIDSYTQSIVDTTERTIKSFQSNSLNLIK; this is translated from the coding sequence ATGTTTACTGGAATAGTTCAAGGAGTTGGTAAGGTAATTGCGATTAAAAAAAAATATTGTTTTAAACAATATACTGTCGAATTTCCGAATCATATTCTTACTCCAAAAATTCAAATTGGCATGTCAGTTTCAAATAATGGATGCTGTTTATCAGTTACAAAGGTTATCAATAATGAAATTAGTTTCGATCTAATACAAAAAACATTAGAAGTAACGAATTTTAAAGATGTTCAAATCGGAGAACTAATAAACCTAGAAAGATCAATTATATTCGGACAAGAAGTAGGTGGACATTTAATGTCAGGACATATCTTTACAACCGCAAAGATAGTTAATATTTTAAGATCGAAAAATAATATGAAGATGTTATTACGTCCTAAAAAGATAGAATCAATGAAGTATGTATTGGAAACAGGTTTTATTGGAATAGACGGAATTAGTTTAACTGTTGGAGAGGTTTTGGAAAAAACATTTTACATTAATCTAATTCCTGAAACGATTCGTAACACAAACATATCAAACAGAAAAATAGAAGATTCTGTAAATGTTGAGATAGATTCATATACACAATCAATCGTGGACACCACAGAAAGAACAATAAAATCATTCCAATCAAATTCTTTGAATTTAATAAAATAA
- the rplC gene encoding 50S ribosomal protein L3: MIGLIGKKIGMTRIFLDNGSAVPITVIKVEENRITQIKKFEIDGYQTVQVTVGVKRNRLLKNSEIGFFKRVAVSPGKFLKEFKDNSIKEERYRIGQKVGLDVFYNLKRVNISGISKGKGFCGTVKRWNFKTQDASHGNSLSHRVPGSIGQNQTPGRVFKGKKMAGHMGNKRITIKNLKIIRIDEKKGLILIQGSIPGGINCYVIINPAVSP, from the coding sequence ATGATTGGACTAATAGGAAAAAAAATTGGGATGACAAGAATTTTTTTAGATAATGGATCTGCCGTTCCTATTACAGTCATAAAAGTGGAAGAGAACAGGATTACACAGATCAAAAAATTCGAAATAGATGGATATCAAACGGTACAAGTGACCGTCGGAGTAAAAAGGAACAGACTTCTAAAAAATTCAGAAATAGGGTTCTTTAAAAGAGTTGCTGTCAGCCCAGGAAAATTTCTGAAAGAATTTAAGGATAATTCTATAAAAGAAGAGAGATATCGTATCGGACAAAAAGTTGGTCTCGATGTCTTTTATAATTTAAAAAGGGTAAATATTTCAGGTATTTCTAAAGGGAAAGGTTTTTGTGGAACAGTAAAACGATGGAACTTCAAGACTCAGGATGCTAGTCATGGGAATTCTCTATCTCATAGAGTTCCAGGATCCATAGGCCAGAATCAGACACCTGGAAGGGTTTTCAAGGGTAAAAAGATGGCTGGACATATGGGGAACAAGAGAATAACCATAAAAAATTTGAAAATCATCCGAATAGACGAAAAAAAAGGATTGATCTTGATACAAGGATCTATTCCCGGTGGAATAAACTGTTACGTGATTATCAATCCTGCAGTATCACCTTAA
- the rpsN gene encoding 30S ribosomal protein S14: MSKKSIIEREKRRRVLSKKFFIKRLKLKSIISNIHSSEEERWKAVLKLQKLPRDSSLSRMRNRCIQTGRPRGFLRKFGISRMKLRELAMSGEIPGIKKSSW, encoded by the coding sequence ATGTCAAAGAAATCAATCATTGAAAGAGAAAAGAGACGTAGGGTTTTATCAAAAAAGTTTTTTATAAAACGTTTAAAGCTGAAATCCATCATATCTAATATCCATTCTTCAGAAGAAGAGAGATGGAAAGCAGTGTTAAAATTACAGAAATTACCTAGAGACTCTAGTTTATCTAGAATGAGAAATCGTTGTATACAAACTGGTAGACCTCGAGGATTTCTAAGAAAATTTGGAATAAGCAGGATGAAATTGAGAGAACTAGCTATGAGTGGAGAAATTCCAGGGATAAAGAAATCGAGTTGGTAA
- the rpsE gene encoding 30S ribosomal protein S5, producing the protein MNKVEQKNTQELKEKLISVNRVSKTVKGGRVFSFTALTVVGDGKGSVGVGYGKAKEVPIAIQKAMEKAKKNIRKFEIYQNTLYHSIVGNHTGSKVFVKPANEGTGIIAGGAMRSLFEVIGIRNILSKIYGSTNPINVIRATLNALRKMRSPKTIAQKRSKDIEDILK; encoded by the coding sequence ATGAACAAAGTCGAACAAAAAAATACTCAGGAATTAAAAGAAAAGCTAATCTCTGTCAACAGAGTTTCAAAGACTGTAAAAGGAGGAAGGGTATTTAGTTTTACAGCTCTTACCGTTGTAGGTGATGGAAAAGGTAGTGTTGGAGTTGGATATGGAAAAGCCAAGGAAGTTCCGATAGCGATACAAAAGGCAATGGAAAAAGCGAAGAAGAATATAAGAAAGTTTGAAATTTATCAAAATACTTTATACCACTCGATTGTTGGAAATCATACTGGATCAAAGGTCTTTGTGAAACCAGCTAACGAAGGAACCGGCATTATCGCAGGTGGAGCAATGAGATCTCTTTTCGAAGTGATCGGTATCCGTAATATATTATCGAAAATTTACGGTTCTACTAATCCCATAAATGTCATTCGAGCCACTCTAAACGCATTACGAAAGATGAGATCTCCAAAAACAATCGCTCAAAAGAGAAGTAAAGATATCGAAGACATACTAAAGTGA
- the rplP gene encoding 50S ribosomal protein L16: protein MLQPRRTKFPKMHKGKNKGFSTDFEVKFGRFGLKSLEKGRITSRQIEAARRAMTRSIKRQGKIWIRIFPDKSVTKKPLEVRMGKGKGNVECWISSVQPGKVLYEMDGVEEGIARMAFKLASSKLPVKTTFITKY from the coding sequence ATGTTACAACCAAGAAGAACGAAGTTTCCTAAAATGCATAAAGGAAAGAACAAAGGTTTTTCGACGGATTTTGAAGTAAAATTCGGAAGGTTCGGATTAAAATCCTTAGAAAAAGGACGGATTACTTCCAGACAAATAGAAGCAGCGAGAAGAGCTATGACAAGATCAATTAAGAGACAAGGAAAAATTTGGATAAGGATCTTTCCAGATAAATCTGTTACAAAAAAACCTCTTGAAGTAAGGATGGGAAAAGGTAAAGGGAATGTAGAATGCTGGATTTCATCTGTTCAACCAGGAAAAGTATTATACGAGATGGATGGTGTTGAAGAAGGTATCGCGAGAATGGCTTTCAAATTAGCTTCTTCAAAACTTCCTGTAAAAACGACTTTTATAACTAAATATTAA
- the rplV gene encoding 50S ribosomal protein L22 yields the protein MKTAAIHRRARSSPQKLRLVANLIKDKKTSEAIEMLSFLNKKAAHLIKKVLLSAIANAHHNYGTSMKSLQIISISIDEGPTMKRIVARAKGRTNRISKRTSHIKIVVSDDVCVKR from the coding sequence ATGAAAACTGCTGCAATTCATCGTCGTGCGAGATCTTCTCCGCAAAAGTTAAGATTGGTTGCCAATCTTATTAAAGATAAAAAAACTTCTGAAGCAATAGAGATGTTAAGTTTTCTCAACAAGAAAGCTGCTCATCTCATTAAGAAAGTTTTATTATCTGCAATCGCAAATGCTCATCATAACTATGGAACTTCAATGAAATCTCTACAAATAATAAGTATATCCATAGATGAAGGACCTACGATGAAAAGAATCGTAGCGAGAGCAAAGGGAAGGACAAATCGTATATCAAAAAGAACTAGTCATATCAAAATTGTTGTGTCCGATGATGTTTGTGTAAAGAGGTAA
- the rpsJ gene encoding 30S ribosomal protein S10: protein MQNQRIRIRLKAFDHRLIDQSTAEIVATAKRTGAQVKGPIPLPTRKERFTILISPHANKDARDQYEILTHKRLVDIVKPTEKTVDALMKLDLASGVDVQISLG, encoded by the coding sequence ATGCAAAATCAAAGGATTAGAATAAGATTAAAAGCCTTTGATCATCGATTAATAGATCAATCTACAGCAGAAATAGTTGCGACCGCTAAAAGAACTGGAGCGCAAGTTAAAGGTCCGATTCCTCTTCCGACTCGTAAAGAACGTTTTACAATACTTATTTCTCCTCATGCTAACAAAGATGCTAGGGATCAATACGAAATTTTAACTCATAAACGTTTGGTAGACATAGTGAAACCTACAGAAAAGACCGTGGATGCTTTGATGAAATTAGATTTAGCCTCTGGAGTAGACGTTCAAATCAGCTTAGGTTGA